From one Macaca nemestrina isolate mMacNem1 chromosome 5, mMacNem.hap1, whole genome shotgun sequence genomic stretch:
- the LOC105487402 gene encoding eukaryotic translation elongation factor 1 epsilon-1 isoform X1: MAKRTPKESWPNLGDSGKAFLKPWGINLSVRPTENEIPVLQTNNGPSLTGLTTIAAHLVKQANKEYLLGSTAEEKAIVQQWLEYRVTQIDGHSSKNDIHTLLKDLNSYLEDKVYLTGYNFTLADILLYYGLHRFIVDLTVQEKEKYLNVSRWFCHIQHYPGIRQHLSSVVFIKNRLYTNSH, from the exons ATGGCAAAGAGAACACCTAAGGAGTCTTGGCCCAATCTAGGCGATTCGGGGAAGGCGTTTCTAAAGCCTTGGGGTATCAATTTAAGTGTGCGACCCACAGAGAATGAG attccagTTCTTCAGACAAACAATGGTCCAAGTCTAACAGGATTGACTACTATAGCAGCTCATCTTGTCAAGCAAGCCAACAAAGAATATTTGCTGGGGAGTACTGCAGAAGAAAAAGCAATCGTTCAGCAATGGTTAGAGTACAGGGTCACTCAGATAGATGGACACTCCAGTAAAAATGATATCCACACACTGCTGAAG gatcTTAATTCATATCTTGAAGATAAAGTCTACCTTACAGGGTATAACTTTACCTTAGCAGATATCCTATTGTACTATGGACTTCATCGCTTTATA GTTGACCTGACAGttcaagaaaaggagaaataccTTAATGTGTCTCGCTGGTTTTGTCACATTCAGCATTATCCAGGCATCAGGCAACATCTGTCTAGTGTTGTCTTCATCAAGAACAGACTCTATACTAATTCCCACTAG
- the LOC105487402 gene encoding eukaryotic translation elongation factor 1 epsilon-1 isoform X3, whose amino-acid sequence MAKRTPKESWPNLGDSGKAFLKPWGINLSVRPTENEIPVLQTNNGPSLTGLTTIAAHLVKQANKEYLLGSTAEEKAIVQQWLEYRVTQIDGHSSKNDIHTLLKDLNSYLEDKVYLTGYNFTLADILLYYGLHRFIVQYILVAFGI is encoded by the exons ATGGCAAAGAGAACACCTAAGGAGTCTTGGCCCAATCTAGGCGATTCGGGGAAGGCGTTTCTAAAGCCTTGGGGTATCAATTTAAGTGTGCGACCCACAGAGAATGAG attccagTTCTTCAGACAAACAATGGTCCAAGTCTAACAGGATTGACTACTATAGCAGCTCATCTTGTCAAGCAAGCCAACAAAGAATATTTGCTGGGGAGTACTGCAGAAGAAAAAGCAATCGTTCAGCAATGGTTAGAGTACAGGGTCACTCAGATAGATGGACACTCCAGTAAAAATGATATCCACACACTGCTGAAG gatcTTAATTCATATCTTGAAGATAAAGTCTACCTTACAGGGTATAACTTTACCTTAGCAGATATCCTATTGTACTATGGACTTCATCGCTTTATA GTTCAATATATTTTAGTAGCTTTTGGAATTTAA
- the LOC105487402 gene encoding eukaryotic translation elongation factor 1 epsilon-1 isoform X4, translating to MAKRTPKESWPNLGDSGKAFLKPWGINLSVRPTENEIPVLQTNNGPSLTGLTTIAAHLVKQANKEYLLGSTAEEKAIVQQWLEYRVTQIDGHSSKNDIHTLLKDLNSYLEDKVYLTGYNFTLADILLYYGLHRFIFMQVLQ from the exons ATGGCAAAGAGAACACCTAAGGAGTCTTGGCCCAATCTAGGCGATTCGGGGAAGGCGTTTCTAAAGCCTTGGGGTATCAATTTAAGTGTGCGACCCACAGAGAATGAG attccagTTCTTCAGACAAACAATGGTCCAAGTCTAACAGGATTGACTACTATAGCAGCTCATCTTGTCAAGCAAGCCAACAAAGAATATTTGCTGGGGAGTACTGCAGAAGAAAAAGCAATCGTTCAGCAATGGTTAGAGTACAGGGTCACTCAGATAGATGGACACTCCAGTAAAAATGATATCCACACACTGCTGAAG gatcTTAATTCATATCTTGAAGATAAAGTCTACCTTACAGGGTATAACTTTACCTTAGCAGATATCCTATTGTACTATGGACTTCATCGCTTTATA TTTATGCAGGTTTTGCAGTAA
- the LOC105487402 gene encoding eukaryotic translation elongation factor 1 epsilon-1 isoform X2 — protein sequence MAAAAELSLLEKSLGLSKGNKYSAQGERQIPVLQTNNGPSLTGLTTIAAHLVKQANKEYLLGSTAEEKAIVQQWLEYRVTQIDGHSSKNDIHTLLKDLNSYLEDKVYLTGYNFTLADILLYYGLHRFIVDLTVQEKEKYLNVSRWFCHIQHYPGIRQHLSSVVFIKNRLYTNSH from the exons ATGGCGGCGGCCGCAGAGTTGTCGCTGCTGGAGAAGTCCCTGGGACTGAGTAAGGGGAATAAATACAGTGCTCAGGGCGAGCGACAG attccagTTCTTCAGACAAACAATGGTCCAAGTCTAACAGGATTGACTACTATAGCAGCTCATCTTGTCAAGCAAGCCAACAAAGAATATTTGCTGGGGAGTACTGCAGAAGAAAAAGCAATCGTTCAGCAATGGTTAGAGTACAGGGTCACTCAGATAGATGGACACTCCAGTAAAAATGATATCCACACACTGCTGAAG gatcTTAATTCATATCTTGAAGATAAAGTCTACCTTACAGGGTATAACTTTACCTTAGCAGATATCCTATTGTACTATGGACTTCATCGCTTTATA GTTGACCTGACAGttcaagaaaaggagaaataccTTAATGTGTCTCGCTGGTTTTGTCACATTCAGCATTATCCAGGCATCAGGCAACATCTGTCTAGTGTTGTCTTCATCAAGAACAGACTCTATACTAATTCCCACTAG